The Acanthopagrus latus isolate v.2019 chromosome 1, fAcaLat1.1, whole genome shotgun sequence genomic interval aaataaacagatagaTTTCTCTTTGTGACTACATTTCTCCCTGTATGGAGCgatattttttcccaaaatgcatTCAAGTTCAGTGGTTTATATACTAATGTACTGTTATGCACAGAGCTATTCCTGCTGAAGGTGACACAATATAATATGATTTGTCTTGCACGAACATCAAAAATCTCGTTGAagttgagtaaaaaaaaaaaaaggcgaccTTTTGATATTGTAAAAACATCATACAGGCAGCAAAGTAGTACTCACATATTCATAAAAGGAAACACGTCTCCTGCATTTAGTTTCGGTTCGGGgctttgctttaaaaatagcAGCAGTGATTTTGTTACGCCAGAAAAAAACTTAAAGTAAAGATAGTAAATCCAGCAGTTGAAAAAAACGAAGACTCTTCTCTTGTGTTGATCATTTTCATCAAAGCAGTAGACCacgacagtgtgacagtgaccATGAGCTGAGATCTAAAGGAGCCTATTGGAATTTAACCATCAGCACCTGCATTATTTACACCTGTTCTTGTTTCCCGTTTTGTTTACATGATGTGATGtttaacatgataaaaaaatacCTGCATGAATGTAGAGAGAGCCCCTGTTTAGACTTTCTGTTAATTGTGTGTAATCTCCCAAAACGCACTTATATTATACAGTCATTAGTGTGACACCTTTTTGTTCCAGTGGACAACCAAATGTACCTGTAATTTATGCAAGTCAAATCTAAGTCATTGTCCATCTGCTTGGCACAGGAGGGCAATGCTGCCCCCAAAGCTGCTGGTGCTGCCCCCCTCAATTCTGATGAGGTAGAGGAGGTCGAGGAGGCGGAGGTCGCTGAGGCTGAACCAGCTGTGGTCGAGGCAGCACCAGCAGAGCCTGCAGCGGACCCTGCGGCAGCTGTCGAGCCAGCTGTGGTTGACGTCCCTGTGGATGCTGTGCTggttgatgctgctgctgtggatgtgCCACCAGTGGATGTGGTCCCCGTCGATGTGGTCCCCGTCGATGTGGCTCCTGTTGATGTGGTTCCCGTCGATGTGGTTCCAGTTGACGTTGCCCCTGCTGATGTCGCCCCTGCTGATGTCGCCCCTGTTGACGTCGCCCCTGCTGACGTCgcccctgctgcagctgacgtccctgctgctgttgatgccGTTGcagctgatgctgcagcagcagatcctGCTCCACTGTAGATATTCCTCTTATTGCTCAAGTGCTCCTGTATTAGCAGTTAGCACAATAGCTGCTAACATCGATGAATATGCAGCACAAAATGATTAAAGCTGTGGCATATTAAATAGAGattgaaatggaaaacaattgaaaatcataaaaatgtggaaaaaaaaatctgtactGCTCTTTGTTAAAGTGACAACTAGGAACTTTTCAGTATTTACGAAACAGTCTCATTCCTCTGATGATCATAAATGTTTGTAACAGCCAACGGTCATCAGCGATAAGattggtatttttttgttatgattAATGTGCCTGTGCACAGGTCTGATCACATATCAAATCACATATAAATTACCTCATCGTGTTCCATCCTGTGGTATGTCACTCGCTTCCAAATCCAATGCACGCGCCGCCGGCACGCACTAGCAAAGATTTATAAGACAGCAGGTGCTGCCGTCGTATCGTTTTTGTCAAAAGGGGTCgctagaatcaacaaaaactgaaattttCTTGTATGTACTTTAAGCAACACAAgtaaaaaagtgtgttttttgtttacaattGGAAAATTCAATTTAcagtggaaaatgaaaatgttcagctttttaaaccTTTagcttctttctgtctttaattTGCGGTTCTGTGTGTGAAATTCAGTTTTGACTGACGAGACACAATTTCCCAAAAAGTGATATAATGAGTCATTGCAACACCTTGTATTAAGTGCTTAGTTGTTTATTGCAGAAAAATATCTCTACTGACAAATAATGCATCCACCTCTtcttctcgttttttttttttgttttgttttgggttttttttgagaaacactgagacCAGCTCATATTCTGGGCTGTTTTGACTCAACATTGACAATTCCATGTATGTGACAGTGGACATCTGTGCTTTTCTTATgtcacaagtcaaaatgtctgctgtgaaattaatcaaataaaggCACACTatcagaaacatacatttgctGGATGTGCATTATTTTTTGTACATGCAGCTGGGGAAGCCGGGGATTGGAACTAGTGACCTTCTGATTACAAGACGACCCACACCATCTTGCTCTACCTCCTATAGCCACCCAATTTGATATAGCAACATGAATGGGGtaatgatttgttatttttctacagctgaataaacaagctgttctcagaggaacataaggtccccagaacacctaaaaacaggtggcagggtccgccaaaacagtatgaaattgtgttgccctttaaggtcagtttgtttatttagccaCAGAAACGGaccatttgtttgtttagtttgtttaggcattaaaaaaaaaaaacgtcattGAAGATACATTTTGCCTGGTAGTTTTACAAACAATTAACAAGTACAGGACAAAAGCAGGAACATATGAATACAACAATGCATAACTTACAATCAATATTACACACtcattacatactgtacaggCAGAGATGTTTCTCAGCTGTAATGTTATCAAAGCCTGTCACATTAAGACAACTGAGAAAAGGTTGCCACATCAGAGTAAACTTCTCAGCTGATCCCCTCACAGTGTACCTCGTCGTCTCCATCTAAATAACCGACAGCATATCCCCGATCCACTGTGCAAATGTTAGAGGAAGTCCTAGGAATCTTGTCAAAAGACTGCAGACACCACTTCAGCCAACAGGGAGTGCCAGTGAACCACAGGATGCCTGCAGCACACAAGGGCAGGAGGATCCCCCTGCTCCACTCAACTGACAGAGGTTCAGATTCTCACGATTCTCATTCAAGAGAAAGGAGCCTGATCCGACTGATCTGAAATCTGTAATACCCCGGCGTGATATAATAGGATCAGAGCTGAGAGTGCTGACTGAGCAGGAGCGaccaatctgtgtgtgtgtgtgtgtgtgtgtgcgcgctcacgcgtgtgtgtgtgtgtgagagagagagagagactaaatCCTCTGCTGTTCCGCAAATGGTCAGGAAAATTACAGTCTGTtgcagataaagaaaaaaaagtgccaacacaagatgtttttctgtgtcctGGACCATCACTAACGGGTCACTGAGGGTTGTCCAACCTTCACTTCAGCGTATCTCATCTCCCACCAGAGTGGACAAATATTGAGGATGAGTGACTTtgcctctcctcttctcagCCAACTCTAATCCACAAATCCTTATCAGGGTCACTGAGACTCTATGACACAGTTAGTTAGACTCAGTGCTTATGGGTGACACTTGTGTAGctacattttgatatttgtttttaattagcaTCTGATTATTGGTGCTacaaatctgctgctgctgctgttgctgttgcttcaGATTCCAATAAAACTACAAAAGGATTAAAGAAAAATGGACTTCACGTTACAATAACAAGCGGAAAAGGTAAGTTACATGAAATGTATGCATCATCACTATTACAATGTTGCAACTGTAGCATGAGCTTTTTGTGCGACCAGACTGAGGGACACATCTAAACTGTACTGTAGTCCCATACATTACTTaagaaccaaacaaacaaaatcaaaactaaTCCAATTTACATGCTGCTGGAAAGAAATCTGTAAGAATTGTTAATCAATCAGATTATAACGCACAAAATAACTTGCTCTCTAACTGTACTTAGAGGTTGTTCAATAAAAACGGAACAGGTATGTTTACAAGAAAAGCAAGGGCCAGCCAAATAAAAGACTTGATGTGTATCTCTTAAAGAGGTGAACTTGGGGATTTAGTCTTGACAGGGAATTAAGACTGTGTGGTTAACTTTGCAAAAAGTGTTTTAAGAAAAGGTGGTAAGCAAATATTTTGTGTCTGAAAAGTTttggaagttttgtttttgttctgttgtgttttcttgcctATTAAGATATGAGCTGCTTATGATGTGTTAAAAGGGTCATAACATAGACGTAAGCTTAAGTCTTATATGTCAATATAATGTttgtgctgtctttgttttttctttgtttatctATTTCTATTCGCACATGTTGTTGAAAATTGTTGACCAAAATAAACTGGAGTGAGTGCTGAACACGTACTACAGTTTCTCTCCATTCATCTGCTGCTGAACTGTGAACCTTTCAGACTGCCAACATACTAATGCAGTGAACACAACTTTGAATGAATTCACTTATGGTTTCTGGTCCTCTTGATATTGCACCTCAGTGATACGGGCATTAATTgctcttctgcttcttttcacACAGCTGAATATTTTATCTGTTCGGCAgtatttaaaatacagtttctGACCAAGGACTTTATGAACAGTAGGTGTGGGGTGGATGAAAAGAGTAGCACAGCATAAAATAAGTTTGTCTTCATTCTGTATGGCCACCAAAAGGCATCAGAGTGGTTGGATGCACTGTTTTCCTTGTAGCTCTCTTCAGCGGGAACATTTTCTCTTATCTCGTTGCAGGGTAAAACTGCTGCCATGACCACTTCGGCCACCCCGCCCCACCTCGCTGCGCCGCCTCACACTGCACCACAACTCGCCTCGGACAGTGAAGAGCTCAGCGAGGACGACCTGTGAGCAAAACTCTCAAACAGAGAGCTTACAATGCACTACTGAGAAGACTTAATTAGTTTTATATGTAACACATTGTCTTTCTCTCAGAAGTGCACCGCAATCAACCCCTCATCATCTGTTCAATGTGAATAACAGCAATAACAATGAAGAGTGAGTATGGCTTTAACTCTGAGGAGATAAGTGAAGCCCTTGTAAAACACAGTTCCTATTATGATGTATGGCACAGAGTcattaaatgtgttaattattattatttttttttccagggaggaaaaggaaaaaaagaaaaaggagaggaaagaacagaagaagaaggagaagaaagagtaATTCTGATATATTACAAAACCGTTTTTGTTGCTCGAAAGAGTGTTTAATGCTCGGTGTTCTCTAATGTATCGCTGCACATTACAggaagaaggagcaggagcagagggaaaaggaggagaaggaaaaggaagaaaaggaaaagaaggaaaaggaagagaaggagaagaaggagaaggaagaaaaggagaagaaggaaaaggaggagaaagaaaaaaataagtaagAGCATCGCTCCAAGAAACATCCTCAAGGCACCTTTTCGAATTCTGCTTCTGATGTGTTgtttccattcttttccctgttcTAATAGGCCCAAAGAGCTATTTGTCATTAATCCTGCTGGAAGTTTGTATTACAACTGGCTGTTCATCATCACAATACCAGTCATGTACAACTGGACCATGATCATTGCCAGGTGACTTCTACAAAACCACTGATTCTTTTTCGCCTTAAACGTTTTCCCTGCTGGTCAAATGTTCATTTCACTCCCTTCTGCCCCATTAAGTGTCATTCATATCCTATTTTATATGATGCTGTCACAAATGGTTACAATTTAAGCAGCAGTCTGAAACTGTGCAGAGAAATTGGTCTTTCAAAAGCGGCTGGAAAAATTTTGATTAAGACACAAGAggcaaacacattatttttcatgcGAGTAAAACATCAGGGTGCTGGgagctcttctcttctcttctcttctcttctcttgtctGTCGGTATTTCCTCGTGCTCATGCACCTGTTCATGTGCTCAACATCCATAGGTGCCTCACATCTCACAAAACCTGCTACACAAGCACAATGAACATCTGctcatttacaaaacacactcaTGGCTGTCCGTCTCCTTCTCCAGGGCTTGCTTTGAGGAACTGCAGCACAACTTCCTCATTTACTGGGTTATTCTGGACTACAGCTCAGACCTTATCTACCTGGCCGATATGTTCTTCAGGACCagaacaggtaaaaaaaaaaaaataaaaaaaaataaaaaaacttgaTCCAGGGCCTGCAGAGAAGCTTTAAGAAATATGCAAAAGAAATAAGGAACATTTTCCGTATTCATCCCCCCATGAAGAtaccatcaacagcagcagctcattaaaaGGTCCCTAATGTGATTTCAACATAAGCTGTTGggaaacaaaatcaacagtCTGTGAAAAGAATGCTCTCTAAACCTCTGGTGAAACCAGCACGAGGCTTCAGTATCATGCTTGAGTATTTCCTGGTTAGAGAGTTTTAAGCACAGTTATCCCTGcctgtttttctgttcctcctctgctgtgttaCGAGGAAACACAGATAGACACTTTTCAACTAATAGACTGAAACTGCAAGATGAGCACCTAATTAATCTAGACTTCTCAAGTGTTATTTATTAGCTTCACCTGAACTtgcaaacacagcaacaacaacttaGGATTTCCTCCCCCAAcacagtttttaacattttctataCAGACAGTTCGGGGGAGGAGAATGATTACAGAGACTGAGAACTGCCTCAGTGTACGTCTGGGCTTGCGGTATGGTGTGTGGAATAGACATAAAATAATGTGGACCTATTTTTGAAGCCCTcccaacacaacaaaacaaaacaaaaaaaaacatattcaccGGTCAAGAattgtcatgtcattgttttACAGAAGTGAATCATTATTAAGGTGCATTTTTTAGGACACTGACCAACAGTAAGAGGagaacaaatctgaaaacaaattgATCTAAATTCTGAAGATgtgcaaaacatgacattttggtTTGAATGGCGATCATCTGCATGTAATCAAGGGGCTATCATATCAGTGACAATGAACCTTTCTCTATAAACTCTGTACTCGTTTGAATGCAGGTTACCTTGAACAAGGCCTGTTGGTGAAAGACGAGAAGCTGCTCAGGGATCGCTACGTGTCCAGCTTCCAGTTTCGTCTCGACTTCATCTCCATGCTGCCCACTGACATCTTGTATTTGTACTACGGCCTCGACTACCCAGAGATCCGCCTCAACAAGCTGCTGAGAATCGGCCGCTTGATGGAGTTCTTCGCGAGGACCGAGACTAAAACCAACTACCCCAACATCTTCCGCATCGCAAACTTGATCATGTACATCCTCATTATCATCCACTGGAACGcttgcttcttcttttctttctccaaacaCATTGGTTTTGGCGCCGACGATTGGGTTTACCCGGCTCTGGATGACCCGGATGAGCCCGCGTTCGGGGAGCCCATGAGGAAGTATTCATTCAGCCTCTACTGGTCCACGCTGACTCTGACTACCATTGGAGAAACTCCACCACCAGCCCTGGACTCAGAGTTTCTCTTCCACGTCGTTGACTTCTTAGTCGGGGTCTTGGTCTTTGCCACCATTGTCGGAAACATCGCCACCATGATCTCCAATATGAATGCTGCACAAGCTCAGTTTCAATCTCGGATTGACAACATCAAGCAGTACATGCAGGTAGATTGCTCTCTTACTTCCACTGAAACAGCTGGAACAAGATTCAGCATGCACGTGTCTTACTTCTActatttttcctttcatttataGGTCCGAAAGGTCAGCAAGGATCTTGAGCTGCGGGTCATCAAGTGGTTTGACTATCTGTGGAATAACGGCAAGGCACAGGACGAGAGAGAAGTGCTGAGGTATCTGCCAGACAAGCTGAAGGCTGAAATCGCCATCCAAGTCCACATGGACACGCTGAAGAAAGTTCGTATTTTTGCAGACTGTGAGGCGGGACTGCTGATCGAGCTGGTGCTGAAGCTACGTCCACAGGTGTTCAGCCCCGGAGACTATATCTGCAAGAAGGGCGACATTGGCCGTGAGATGTACATCATCAAAGATGGAAAACTGGCGGTTGTTGCTGATGACGGTGTCACGCAGTTTGTCGTGCTGGGGAGCGGCAGCTATTTTGGTGAGATCAGTATCCTGAATATCAAAGGCAGCAAAGCAGGCAACCGGCGAACAGCCAACATCCGCAGCATCGGATACTCAGACCTCTTCTGCCTGTCCAAGGATGACCTGATGGAGTCACTTTTAGAGTATCCAGATGCCAAGGGGATGCTAGAGGAGAAAGGCAGGCAGATCCTGATGAAAGATGGGCTGATAGACTTGGACCCAGCGAACATCATGCCTGAGGccaaggagctggaggagaaggtcAATAGACTGTACAGCACGATGGAGCTGATGCAGAGCAAGCTGAAGAAGATTCTGGGAAAATACAAGGTAACTGACAAGACTCTCAGGTGTCGCATCACCGACCTGGAGCGCCAGACGGGAGAGGAGGTAGAAgacgaggatgaagaggaagaagaggtgaagaaggaagagaaagaggcagagggagagaagaaggaagaagagaaaggagatgaggaggaaaagggggaagaggaaaaaggtgAGGAGGCGAAGGATGAAGAAGGAAAGGGCGAGGAGGcacaagaggaggagaaaaaagacgaGACTacagaggaagataaaaaataaacccaTAGCTTCTTTATTACCATGAGCACTTATTATCTAATTAGTTACAATAGgatctctttcttttcttattggACTTGGTTCTTAAGGGAAAAGTTCAACCAGCAtttattaaaattcagtcatcatctactcacactcacaccactagaaagtcaggtgatgttttcATAGTCCAGAAAACATTCCTGgaccttcacagcaaaacagcgttctagtaaatattgtcttttaaaatcaaatttggATCTCTGGGTTTcttgagacttggattacatgGGACCAACTGTATGTAGATACATGTAGATGATACATCACCTCACTTTCCATCGGCACGTGGGtgggtagataatgactgaactgtCACTTTTAGTTGAATTAATCCTTTAAATGACtgacagatgaataaaaaactgcaaaagccaaaaaaaaaaaacccaaactagTAGAAACTGGATACCACTTGAACTGGTCTTCAAAAGGTATTGCCattgtatatttatatgttaTAAAATTAATGACAGTATTTCAGTGGACAAATATCGCCAATGACAATATTGATATTCAATCCAAATAAAATATTGGCTTCAGGTGTCCTATTCATTGTGATTTTCATGACTAGATTTTGCACGATAACCTTCCTAAGCTTGCAGTATACACTGGTGTCCACATGAGGATAGTAAATAGCAAGGTTTTAAAGGTAATCACATGACATACTGTAGCTCTGCAGTGTGCTC includes:
- the enam gene encoding enamelin; translated protein: MMKLFVCMMFLLVTTLAAPAPGSESEENQVAAHANEALRWMEMYRMFQQQGVVGNPFLPAADAPADPAAAAVVDAAATDVAPPAPVVAGDASDEEAEEGNAAPKAAGAAPLNSDEVEEVEEAEVAEAEPAVVEAAPAEPAADPAAAVEPAVVDVPVDAVLVDAAAVDVPPVDVVPVDVVPVDVAPVDVVPVDVVPVDVAPADVAPADVAPVDVAPADVAPAAADVPAAVDAVAADAAAADPAPL
- the cnga1a gene encoding cyclic nucleotide gated channel subunit alpha 1a, coding for MTTSATPPHLAAPPHTAPQLASDSEELSEDDLSAPQSTPHHLFNVNNSNNNEEKKEQEQREKEEKEKEEKEKKEKEEKEKKEKEEKEKKEKEEKEKNKPKELFVINPAGSLYYNWLFIITIPVMYNWTMIIARACFEELQHNFLIYWVILDYSSDLIYLADMFFRTRTGYLEQGLLVKDEKLLRDRYVSSFQFRLDFISMLPTDILYLYYGLDYPEIRLNKLLRIGRLMEFFARTETKTNYPNIFRIANLIMYILIIIHWNACFFFSFSKHIGFGADDWVYPALDDPDEPAFGEPMRKYSFSLYWSTLTLTTIGETPPPALDSEFLFHVVDFLVGVLVFATIVGNIATMISNMNAAQAQFQSRIDNIKQYMQVRKVSKDLELRVIKWFDYLWNNGKAQDEREVLRYLPDKLKAEIAIQVHMDTLKKVRIFADCEAGLLIELVLKLRPQVFSPGDYICKKGDIGREMYIIKDGKLAVVADDGVTQFVVLGSGSYFGEISILNIKGSKAGNRRTANIRSIGYSDLFCLSKDDLMESLLEYPDAKGMLEEKGRQILMKDGLIDLDPANIMPEAKELEEKVNRLYSTMELMQSKLKKILGKYKVTDKTLRCRITDLERQTGEEVEDEDEEEEEVKKEEKEAEGEKKEEEKGDEEEKGEEEKGEEAKDEEGKGEEAQEEEKKDETTEEDKK